The following nucleotide sequence is from Mycobacterium sp. Z3061.
CCCGCAGCGCCGCGGCGGCCATCGCCGAAGACGGCGGTGTCGAACTCGACGGCGTGACGGCGGGCAAGTCCGACCGCCTGAACGCCGGGGCCTGGTTGCAGGTGCGACTGCCGGAGCCGCCCAAGCCCCCGGAGAACACCCCCGTCGACATCGAGGGCATGACGATCCTCTACTCCGACGACGACATCGTCGCAGTCGACAAGCCGGCCGCGGTGGCCGCGCACGCCTCGGTCGGCTGGACCGGCCCCACGGTGCTGGGCGGCCTGGCGGCCGCCGGCTACCGGATCACCACCTCGGGTGTGCACGAGCGCCAGGGGATCGTGCATCGCCTCGACGTCGGAACCTCCGGGGTGATGGTGGTGGCCATCTCCGAACGCGCCTACACCGTCCTCAAGCGGGCGTTCAAACAGCGCACCGTGGAAAAGCGGTATCACGCCTTGGTGCAGGGCCATCCGGACCCGTCCAGCGGAACCATCGACGCCCCGATCGGCCGCCACCCCGGCCCGGAGTGGAAGTTCGCGGTTACCCGGGATGGCCGGCACAGCATCACCCACTACGACACCATGGAGGCGTTCGTCGCCGCCAGCCTTCTCGACGTGCACCTGGAAACCGGTCGTACCCATCAGATTCGGGTGCACTTCTCCGCGCTGCACCATCCGTGCTGTGGCGACCTCGTCTATGGTGCTGACCCGAAGCTCGCGAAAAGACTTGGGCTGGAACGTCAATGGTTGCACGCGCGATCTCTGGCCTTCGCGCATCCGGCCGACGGCCGGCGGATCGAGATCGTCAGTCCCTATCCGGCGGATCTGCAGCACGCCCTGGACGTGTTACGCGCCGAGGGCTGACCGCCCGGGTTTTCGGGCCTCCACCAGCACCCGCGTCGGATGGGTGACGAAGCGGCCTTCGGCGGTGATCAGATCGTGCAGTTCGCGCAGTCGCGAGTAATACGGCTCGGCGGTGAAATCGGGCACGGTCCAGATCAGCTTGCGTAGGAAGTAGATCACCGCGCCGATGTCGAAGAACTCCGCCCGGAGCCGTTCCATGCGCATGTCCACCACCTGCAGTCCGGCGGCCTGCGCGCCCGCCCGCTGGGTGGCCGGCTCGTAGAGTGCCCACAGCTGCGGTTGCGGCCCGACGACGTGGGTCACCAACTCCGACACCGTCGCCGGACCGGGATGCTGCGCGAAATAGGTGCCGCCGGGCTGCAGCAGCCGCGCGATCTCGCTCCACCACACGGCAATCGGATGACGGCTGATCACCAGATCGAAGGCTTCGTCGGCGAACGGCAACGGTGGTTCGTCGCCGGTGGCAACCACCACCACACCGCGGGGATTCAGTCGCCTACTGGCCAATGCCGCATTGGGAGGCCATGATTCAGTGGCTGCCATGGTCGGCGGGAACTTCTCGGCCCCGGCCAGTACCTCGCCGCCGCCGGTATGGATGTCCAGTGCCGCCGACGCACCCGCCAATCGCCCGCTCATCAGCCGCTGATACCCCCAGGACGGCCGCTGCTCCGTTGCGCGGCCGTCCAGCCAGGAGAAATCCCAACCCTCCACCGGCGCCGCCACCGCCTCAGCGACCAGGTCCTCAAACGAGCGCATGCCCAGCATTGTCACTCAGGCTTGCGGGCCTCGACGAGAACCCGCGCCGCATGCGCGACGAACGGACCCTCGGCTTCGATGCGCTCGTGGAGTTCGCGCAGCCGCTCGCGATAGCGCTCGACGGTGAAGCCGGGCACGGTCCAGATCACCTTGCGCAGGAAATAGACGACGGCGCCGACGTCGAAGAACTCCTGGCGCAGGCGCTCGAGTCGCATCTCCACGATCTGCAGGCCGGCGGACTCTGCCTGCGCGCGCTCAGCTTTCGGGTCCCGCCGGGCCCATGCCTGCGGCTGTGGGCCGATGAAGAATTCGGTCAACTCGGCGACGGTGGCCGGGCCGATGTGTTGAGCCAGATATATTCCGCCGGGCCGCAACACCCGGGCGATCTCAGCCCAAGGCACGCTGTTGGGGTGCCGGCTGGTCACCAGGTCGAACACGTCACCGGCGAACGGCAGTGCCTTCTCGTCGGGCACGGACACCACCACGACGCCGCGCGGGTGCAGGCGTCTGGTGGCCAGCGCGGCGTTCGGCCGCCACGGTTCCACGGCCGCCATGGTCGGCGGAAATCGCGGGGCCCCGGCCAGTACCTCACCGCCGCCGGTCTGGATGTCCAGTGCGGCCGAGACTTTCGCCAGCCGGTCGCTCATCAAGCGCTGATAACCCCAGGACGGCCGCTGTTCGGTCGCCCGGCCGTCCAGCCAGGAGAAGTCCCAACCGTCGACCGATGCCGAATCTGCTTCTGCCACCAGTTCTTCGAAAGTCCCGCCCATATCAGGCATTCTCGTCTGGTAGGCGGCCCCGATGTCGATCGGGCGCGGTGTCGGTCGTCATACCGTTGACATCTTCCAACAGATAGGGGACCACATATGCAGTACTGCCTGCTCATGCACTATCAGGAGGGCGGCGAGATCGGGTTGTCCGACGAAGACATGGCACCCGCGCGCGCGGCATTCGCTCAATACGCCGACGACCTGGACGCGGCGGGCGTCCTGATCGGCACACAGGTGCTGGAATCAGCTGCCGTGTCTACCACGTTCACGGCACGCAACGGAGCGCCCGAGATTCAGGACGGTCCGTTCGCCGACACCAAGGAACGTCTCGGTGGGGTCTTCGTCATCGAGGTGCCCGATCTGGATGCCGCACTGGAGTGGGCGAAACGATGCCCGGCCGCGGCGTGGGGAACGATCGAAATCCGGCCGGTGGGCGTGACGTATGCGAGCGGAAGGGGCTGGTATCAACCCGAGTGAGGTAGGGACCCGATTGGGCGCCTTCGTTCGCACCTCCTATGGGCGGCATCTGGCGCTGCTGGCCGCACCCACCGGCGACATCCCGGCGGCCGAGGATGCCATCGCCGACGCGATGGAGCGGGCGCTGACCCGATGGCCGAGGGATGGGATACCGGCCAATCCGGAGGCCTGGATCTTGACGGTGGCCCGCAATCGGCTGCGGGACCGCTGGAAATCGCATGCCTACCGAATGAGCCTACCGATGCCTGAAAAAGATTTCGAGGCAACAGAATTCAGCGAAGACGTGGCCACCATTCCAGATCGCCGGCTGGAGCTGATGCTGGTGTGCGCGCATCCCGCGATCGCCGCGAACTGCCGAACACCGTTGATGCTGCAGACGGTGCTCGGCGTCGACGCTGCCGCTATCGGGCGCGCATTCTCAGTACCGGCTGCCACGATGGCGCAACGGCTGGTGCGCGCCAAGCGCCGAATCCGGGACGCGGCAATCCCGTTTGCGATGCCGGGACGTGCGGATCTCGACGTCCGTTTGCCCGCCGTTCTGGAGGCGGTCTACGGCGCCTTCGCGATCGATTGGCAGCTGGAGCCGCAGGGCGACCCGATCGAGTCATTGGCGGCCGAAGCGCTGCATCTCGCACTGGTCCTGGTCGAGCTGCTGCCCGGTGATCCCGAGGTGCTCGGGCTGGCCGCACTGATGTACCTGTCGGAAGCCCGTCGAGCCGCGCGGCGCACCGGTGACGGCGAGTTCGTACCGCTGGACGAGCAGGACAGCAGGTTGTGGGATCGGACGCTGATCGCCCGCGGCGAAGACTTGTTGCATCGCGCCTACGACGTGGGTCGCCCGGGCCGCTACCAATATGAGGCGGCGATCCAGTCGGCGCACTGCGCCCGCGCCGGGGACGGCTACGTAGACAAGGTTGCGCTGCGAGCGCTGCATCGCGCTCTGTTACGGCTTGCGCCGTCGCTGGGCGCTGCGGTCGCCCTGGCGGTGATCGATGCCGACATCGAAGGGACGCAAGCGGGCCTGCGGGCGCTGGACGCGATGGCCGCCACGGAACGATTTCAGCCGGCCTGGACCGCCCGCGCCCATCTGCTGGCGTCTGCGGGCGAATTCGAGGCCGCGGCGCAGGCGTACCGTCGGGCCATCGAGCTCACCACAGACGCCGGCGTCGTCAGGTATCTGACCCGAAGACTTGACGCGCTGGCTGACGATCAGGTGTGAATGATTTCTCTTCCAGCCCGGCACCGCCGCTTTGTTATACCGGCGTCCCGGGTCGACCACTGACGTATTCGCGGGGTGTGGCGCCGAACCGGGTGCGGAATTCCTTGATGAAGTGCGAGGCGCTGGTGTAGCCGACCTGATGCGCGACGTCGGCGACGCCAACGTGTCGGTCCAGGATCAGTTCCCGTGCCCGGTTCAGTCGTACTTGCTTGACGTACTGGTACGGTGACGAACCCGTCAGCTCCCGAAACGCCCGGGTGAACGCCGACGGGCTCAGCCCCACCTGGGCGGCCAGGGTGGTGACCGTGATCGGTTCGATCAGCTGCGAATTGATGTAGGTCAGGGCCGCACCGATGGGATTGCCCGCCGCCTGCTGCGCGGCGAAGTGCAGCAGGCGCGCGAATTGTTCACGTTGCAGCACCCGGTAGACCAATTCACGCAGATAGAGCGGCGCCAGGACGCGCCGATCGACATCGGTGCCCAGCGACCGCAGGAATCTCAGCACGGAACTCATCACCTCGTCGTCGAGCGCGGAGACCATGCAGCTGTCCACGAGTTCGCGCACGGATGCCGTGTCGACGGGATTGCGGCCCGGCATCTTCTCGGAGATGCCGCGCACCGTGGAAGGATCGATCTCCAACACGAGGCACAGGCAAGGACGGTGCGGTGATGCCTCGAGAACCTCGCTCTGGAACTGCAGATCGCCGTTGATGACGAGGTAGTTGAACTGGTCGTAGACGTGGCGTCTGCCCTTCTCCGTCACCGCCTTGCGGCCCTGGGCGACGATCCCGATCGAGAGCCCCCGGATCTCCTGCCACTCGGGTTGCGTTGGCCGGCTGAAGCGGTAGATCGTCAGCCCCGGCCACAGCCCGGCGTTCGGGCCGTCCTGGGTCGCGCGGGCGGTCAGTTCGGCGACGAGTTCACTCGATGTCGCGTGCTGCTCGACGTACTCGGTGGCGGTCAAATCGGCACCTCCTCGAGCATCGACGGCGACGAGTTTCGAATTGCTCTGTGGAAAAAGGTATCTGACCGCGTGATCACCCGCTGTGTCTGTGGGTCCCGGTCGTCTCGGAATGAGACAGACATCGAGCAGGAATCTGCTACCGCGACAGTCGTCGATCCGGTTTGCTGTGACTATCGGGCACGCATCATCTTCCCCATGCTTCAGCGAGCGAAGGAAAAATCATGAAAATGCGGGCAGCGCGCATGCACGGCTACCACCGGCCACTGGAGATCGATGAAGTTCCGGTGCCTGACGTCGGGCGTAACCAGGTGCTGATCAAGGTTGCCGCGACCGGCATGTGCCGCAGCGATTATCAGCTGCTGGACGGTTACTTCCGGGATGGCCTTCCCGTCGAGTTTCCCTTCATCCCGGGACACGAAGTGTGCGGCACCGTCACCGAGATGGGTCCCGACGTTCCTAAGTCGGCCGGCATCTCCGAAGGAGATCTCGTCGTTGTCGACCCGAACTGGGGCGACGGCACCTGCCGGCAATGCCATGAGGGCAACCAACAACTCTGTGCCAATGGACAACTCGTCGGTTTCGGGCCCAACGGCGGTTTCGCCGAATACATGGTCGCCCCGTACGACCACGTTATTTCCTTTGGCGACCAGCCGGATCAAGAACCCCGGTACCTTGCCCCGCTGACCGACGCCGGTCTCACCCCCTACCGCGGCATGAAGAAGTTGCGCGACGCGGGCAAGCTCGGCGCCGGACGCACCGTCGTGGTCAACGGCATCGGCGGGCTCGGCAGCTACGGCGTGCAGTACGCACGACTCCTCGGCGCCGGTGCCACCGTGTTCGGATTTGCCAGAAGTGATGAAAAGCTCGATGTTGCAAGGGAACACGGCGCCGACCACACGATCAACGTGCGGGACAAGTCAACCGAGGACGTCCAGAACGAACTGGCGGACCTGACCGGTCGGCGCACGGTCGATGCGGTGCTGGACTGCGCCGGGTCGCCGGAGTCGCTGGGATTGGCGGCCGCCATCCTGGAGACCGAAGGCGCGCTGTCCCAGGTCGGCCTCATGGGCGAACGGGTCGAGCTGCCGTTGTTCCCGTTCGTCAGCGGAGAGAAGTCCTACTTCGGCTCGTTCTGGGGCAACTACAACGACCTTCGAGAGGTGCTGTCGCTGGCCGGCCAGGGTCTGATCAAACATCACGTGGTCCCGGTCGAACTCGACGACATCAACGACAACCTCGAGGCGCTGGGTCGCGGCGACATCGTGGGCAGGGCAGTGGTTGTGTTCGACTGACCAGTCATCGGGTGTGGCAGACGAACTTGGTGCCGCCGAGGTCGAGCGTCACCTCGCCCTGGTGCTCCCAGTACTCCGAACCTTGACGGCCATATCGGGCGCCGCTGCCTGAGGGCAGGAGGAACAAGATGACGCGTACGCCCTTCCAGTCCAGAACCGCCGTCTTCGGATCGAGCTGGTTGTAGAACTGCGCGGTCAACGTACCGGCATCGGCGGGGCAGTCGTAGCTGACGACCGGTGGCGCGACGGTGGCCGGGTCGGCGATGGCCAGCTCCACAAGCCGCGTCTGATAAGCCTCTAGCACGCAGGTCCGCACCTCGACGAGATCGGCGCAACCGTCGCGGGTCGTCGCGAACGCGCTCTGCGCGGTGGTCAGAGTGGCCTGATCGGCATTCGGCCGTGCCAGCGCCTGTTGGTAGGCCGCCTGCAGGCGCCGGTCGAGGTCGCTCAATTGTGGCTCGTCGCAAACCAATTGCTGTGCCTTGTTCGCCGGTTTGGCGCAGTCGAACGTCATCGCCGGGGCGGCGGGCTGGGTGGTGGTCGAGGAAGAAGAGGTACTCGAAGACGCCGCGGACCGGGACGCGCCGGACCCGCCGCCGTCGCAGGCGCTGACGAGCAGTACGGCCAGGATGGCGACCAGCAGTCTCATACCTGCTGACTACCGGCTCGTGGACGGGAGCAGCGCCGCGACACGCCGTGGACGGCGGTCAGACTTTCGCCGACGCTGTTGTTGCGTGCGGCGCCGTTGTTCGCGAGGGGCCGCAAAATGCCGGGCGTGGTGGCGTGTCGTTGGCGACATGCGGGCGCTCGCCGGGGCGGGCAGCCCGGCGCACGGCGGCGCGTCATCTTGTCCTGAGCTGTGTATCTATTCACCGGCCGATGTCCTAGGTTGGCTTCATGACCGTCCGTCACACCTTCCACACCGCCATCAGGAGCAACTGTCGATGAATCTCGGTGACCTCACGCATCTGGTCGAAAAGCCTTTCGCGGCGATGTCGAACATGATCAACACGCCGAACTCCGCGGGTCGGTACCGGCCTTTCTACCTGAGGAACTTGCTCGATGCCGTCCAAGGCCGCAAGCTCAGCGACGCGGTCCAGGGCAGGGTGGTGCTCATCACGGGCGGGTCGTCAGGCATCGGAGAAGCCGCTGCTCACAAGATCGCCGAGGCGGGCGGCACGGTGGTGCTGATCGCGCGCACCCTGGAAAACCTCGAGAAGGTTGCCGACGACATCCGAGCCAATGGCGGCACCGCACACGTGTACCCGTGCGATCTGTCCGACACCGACGCGATTGCGGCGATGGCCGACAAGGTGCTCGAGGACCTCGGTGGGGTCGACATCCTGATCAACAACGCGGGCCGCTCGATCCGGCGTTCGCTGGCACTGTCCTACGACCGGATCCACGACTACCAACGCACGATTCAGCTGAACTACCTGGGCGCGGTCCAGCTGATCCTCAAGTTCATCCCCGGTATGCGCGAACGCGGCTTCGGGCACATCGTCAACGTGTCCTCGGTCGGCGTGCAGACGCGCGCGCCGCGGTTCGGCGCATACATCGCCAGCAAGGCCGCGCTGGACAGCCTGTGCGACGCGCTGCAGGCGGAGACCGTGAGCGACAACGTCCGGTTCACCACCGTGCACATGGCGTTGGTGCGCACGCCGATGATCAGCCCGACGACGATGTACGACCATTTCCCGACGCTGACGCCCGATCAGGCGGCCGGGGTGATCACCGACGCGCTGATCCACCGGCCCCGGCGGGCGAGTTCGCCGTTCGGCCAGTTCGCCGCGGTCGCCGATGCCGTCAACCCGGCGGTGATGGACCGGGTGCGTAACCGGGCGTTCGGCATGTTCGACGACTCCTCAGCCGCAAAGGGGAGCGAAAAGCCAAGCGAGGAAACAGATCTCGACAAGCGGAGCGAGACCTTCCTGCAGGCGACCCGAGGGATCCACTGGTGAGTCTCCCCAAACCCACCGGGCAGACCACGGTCGTCATCACGGGCGCCTCGTCGGGGATCGGCACCGAACTCGCGAAAGGCCTTGCGCGGCGCGGGTATCCGCTGATGCTGGTGGCCCGGCGCCGCGAGCGCCTCGACGAGCTGGCCGACCGGTTGCGGGACAGCGACAAGATCGCAGTCGAGGTGCTGCCGCTGGACCTTTCCGACGCCGATTCGCGGGCCGAGCTCGCGCAGCGGCTGAGCACCGATCCGATTGCCGGACTGTGCAACAGCGCGGGATTCGGTACCAGCGGGCGCTTCTATGAACTACCGGCCGAACGCGAGAGCGAGGAGGTCACCCTCAATGCGCTGGCATTGATGGAGCTCACCCGGGCCGTGCTGCCCGGCATGGTGGAGCGGGGCGCAGGCGCCGTGCTGAACATCGCGTCGATCGCCGGGTTCCAGCCGCTGCCGTATATGGCCGTGTATTCGGCCAGCAAGGCGTTCGTGCTGACCTTCTCCGAGGCGGTTCAAGAGGAGTTGCACGGGACGGGAGTGTCGGTCACGGCGCTGTGTCCCGGGCCGGTTCCTACCGAGTGGGCCGAGATCGCCAGTGCCGAGCGGTTCAGCGTCCCGCTCGCACAGGTCTCACCGGAGGAAGTCGCCGAACAGGCCATCCGGGGCATGCTGTCCGGTAAGCGTGGCGTGGTCCCGGGACTGGTGCCCAAGGTCGCCAGCACCAGCGGCCGGCTGTTACCGCGCAGTGTGCTGCTGCCGGCGATCCGGATCGGAAACAAGCTGCGTGGCGGTCCCAGCCACTGATCCGGTTTCGGGCGGCTACTTCTCCGGGACGACCTTGAGCACCTGACCCGGCTGCACCGTCTTGTCTGATTGGTTGGCCACCGCGCCGGTCAGTACGTAGAGATTGTCGGCCGAGTCGACAGCGACACCGTGCGAGCTTGCGGGAATCGGTAGCGAAATGGCACTGCCGCCGCCAGCCGGCAATTCGAAGAATCGTCTGCCGAAACCGTCGGCGACGAAGGTGTTGCCCGCGCTGTCGAAAGCGATCTGGCGTGGCTCCAGGAGATCGGGAATGGGTAGCGCGGTGGCAGTGGTGGCGCCGGGGGCCAGTTTCAACACCTTGCCGTGGCCGGTGTTTTCGATGCCGGAACTGACGTACACATTGCCGGCTTTGTCGACCGCGATGCCTTTGGGCACGTACAGGTCGTTGAAGGACAGGTCGGTCGGCCGGTTTTCGCCGGGAGCCAGCTTCTTCACCCCGTACTTCAGCTTGAAGTCGGATGTCAGCAGACCGCCGACCGCATAAACGTTGCCAGCCGCATCGAAGGTGATGGCATCGATCCGCGAGAAGCCGCGGAACTGCAACCGCATCGGGCTGGTCTTGCCGGCCTCCAGGAACCAGACCTGGCTGCCCTCGCTGTAATAGATGTTGCCGGCCTGGTCGACCGCCAGGTCAGTTGCGGAGCGCACATTGACGCCCGGAATGTCAACGGCGACAGCGTCCCCGGCGCCGGGCGCCAGCTTGAACAGCATTGTTGGTAGGGAGTCGAATGACCCCTCGCCGACCAGGGAGGCCAGCGCGTAGACGTTGCCGGCCCCGTCGACGCCAACGCTTTTCGTCACGCCCAGTCCGGGAAACGGCAGCGCGGTGGGCAGTGCGGTGTAGCTGCGCTTGGACGGGGCGGTCGTCGTGGTCGGCGCTGCCGACGTAGATTTGCCCGGGCGGTGAACGAGTTTGGGAATCGCGAAGGCGGCCACCGCCACCGCCACCACGATCGCTACGACCGCAATCACCGGGCCCAGCCGCCGTCGTCGTGGCTGCGGCGACCGCAGCACCACCGGATGCGTGTGCGGGTAGGATACCGTTCGTCCGGTATTCCATTGTGGCGGTGAGGGGTTGGGCGGCGTCGAGGGCAGCTGGATCGTCTGCGTGGCCGCCGCCGCGAGGGCACCCTGCGCAGCTTCGGCCAATTCGGCGGCGCTGCGGTACCGGTCATCGGGGTTGTCGGCCAGACCCCTGGCAATGACGGCGTCCAGACCGGCGGGGATGCCCGGCCGCTGCCGGCTCGGCGGTGGTGCCGCAGCGTCCGGCGGGCGCCCGGTCAGGCACTCGTACAGGACCGCAGCCAACGCGGTGATGTCGGCGCGGTAGCTGGCTTCGGTGTTGGTGACCAGTGCGCGGGTGCGCTCCGTGGACGGAGTGGCGCCGGTTGCATCCGCCAGATATGCCGACCCGCCGTCGCCCAGCAGGATGGTGGCCGTCGTGACGTCGCGGTGGACGGTCTTTTGAGCATGGCTGTCGTCGATCACCGCGGCGATACGGCGCACCACCGCGACCGCATGACCCGGATTCAGGGGGCCATGTTGCGCCAGTTGGGTTTTCAGGTCGCTCATCAACCGGCCCCCACCTTGAGCAGTCGGTTGTTCTCGGTCAGGTAGACGGCGCCCGCCGCATCGACGGCAATGCCACCGAAAGACTGGTTCTCGGGCACGGTGGGTGTTGTCGACGTCGTGGCACCAGCGGGGAGCTTCAGGAGTTTGCCCAGGTTGTCGGAGTTGTCGATCACATAGACGGTCGACTTGGCGTCGACGGCAATGCCTTGTGCCCGGCCGAGCTGAGAAAAGGGCAACTGAGTGGGACTGGTGGCGCCGGGTGCCAGTTTCAGGACGCGGCCCATCTGCAGGCCATAGACATTGCCGGCGCCGTCCAGCGCGACGCTCTCGAACAAGCCTGCCCCGAACGGAAGCACCGTGGGGGCGGGCGCGTCGACCGCGAGCCGAAGCACCTGGTCCCGCGCGGTCACGTACACATTGCCGGCGCCGTCGACCGCCAGACCCGAGGGAAGAATCGCCCCGAAGGGCAGTTCGACGGGTGACGTGGCACCCGGAGGGAGTTTCCAGACCTGGCCGGTCCCGGGGGTGGACCAATCCGTGATGTAGAGGTTGCCGGCGGAGTCCACGGCCACGGCCTTGGGCTTGGTGAGCCCGCGAATTGGGATCTCGGTGGGTGCGTTCGAGTTCGCGGCGAGTTTGAACACCTTCTTGCCGCCTGTGTCGACGACGAATACGTTGCCGGCGCCGTCGACTGTCACCCCGCTCAGATCGCCGTATCCGATTGTCGTCAAAGGGGTGGCGTTGAGTGGTGGCGCGGCGTTGGCGATCGGGGCGGTCGGCGTAGCTGGGCCGGTCGTGGTGCTGCGGGAGGGCTGAGATGAGTTCGGTGTGCCCGAGACCGCCACCCCGACGGCGGTGATGACGGCAACGGCGCCCATGGCCGCGACGATGAGCGCGACGCGGCGTCCGGACTTTCGCCGGACGGGCGGGGGCCGCTGCATGGTCGGCGCCGCAGTCGGTGCCGGAGGGCTCCAGGGTTGCGTCGGCGGGGCGGCCTGAGGCGTCCACGACGGGCTGGGAACCGGTGTGCCCAGGGCTCGCTGGGCGGCGGCACCCAGTTCGCCGGCGCTTCGGTAGCGACGCTCGGGTTCCTTGGCCATGCCGCGCGCGATCACCTCGTCGAAACCGACCGGAATCCCGGGCCGTTGCTGACTGGGACGCGGCGGCGGCGAGGTCAGGTGGGCGGCGACCAATGCCGGTATCTCGGTGCGGTTCTCGAAGGGCGAGGCCCCGGTCAGGCACTCGTGGAGCACACAGGCCAGTGCGTAGATGTCGGCGCCGGGTGTGACCTCTCCCGAGGCAAGACGCTCCGGAGCCAGATAGGCGAACGAACCGATGGTGGTGCCTTCGCTGGTGAGTTTGGTGTCGGTGGCAGCGTTGGCCAACCCGAAGTCGACCAGGCAGGCGAAATCGTCTTTGCCGAGCAGGATATTGGCCGGTTTGACGTCGCGGTGGATCACCGTTTCGGCGTGGGCGGCATCCAGCGCGGCCGCGATCTGACGCACGATGTTCACCGAACGCGCCGGGCCGAGCGCGCCGTCGCGCTCCAGCGTGCTCTGCAGGTCGGTGCCATCGATGAGCCGCATGTCGATATAGAGCTGCCC
It contains:
- a CDS encoding protein kinase domain-containing protein, which codes for MTDDPTIRHSSRSRVGTRFGPYLLRRLLGTGGFGEVYEAEDTVMHRVVALKLLSSSYSHNPAFRERLFREARTAGRLHDPHVVPIHGCGEIDGQLYIDMRLIDGTDLQSTLERDGALGPARSVNIVRQIAAALDAAHAETVIHRDVKPANILLGKDDFACLVDFGLANAATDTKLTSEGTTIGSFAYLAPERLASGEVTPGADIYALACVLHECLTGASPFENRTEIPALVAAHLTSPPPRPSQQRPGIPVGFDEVIARGMAKEPERRYRSAGELGAAAQRALGTPVPSPSWTPQAAPPTQPWSPPAPTAAPTMQRPPPVRRKSGRRVALIVAAMGAVAVITAVGVAVSGTPNSSQPSRSTTTGPATPTAPIANAAPPLNATPLTTIGYGDLSGVTVDGAGNVFVVDTGGKKVFKLAANSNAPTEIPIRGLTKPKAVAVDSAGNLYITDWSTPGTGQVWKLPPGATSPVELPFGAILPSGLAVDGAGNVYVTARDQVLRLAVDAPAPTVLPFGAGLFESVALDGAGNVYGLQMGRVLKLAPGATSPTQLPFSQLGRAQGIAVDAKSTVYVIDNSDNLGKLLKLPAGATTSTTPTVPENQSFGGIAVDAAGAVYLTENNRLLKVGAG